The proteins below are encoded in one region of Styela clava chromosome 4, kaStyClav1.hap1.2, whole genome shotgun sequence:
- the LOC120326269 gene encoding ankyrin repeat domain-containing protein 16-like yields MSENIKRQKQLWKLIQKGNYDKLKAFLESDISSFVDLVNMRHKASGDSVIHLSSRHGFLDLVEYFHKIWNVSLDLKNLDGKTPLHEASANGHFDVAKYLLDCDVPVDSLKISDWTPLMLACTKEGNLKVVDLLISRGANIHLINKDGWNCFHISCRLGDVDMVNYLLNLDGLIWKTVSNNGRTPLHTAAMHGKKEVLDILMQKCDSRLDEQDSCGSTPLMEAVKGGHLHLAKNLIRNGARIEKLDNLGRNVLHIAAECGKMDVIKYLVLECHMDPNARPDFEANFSHTALDWARKEDQMGAVEVLVNLGAVG; encoded by the exons ATGtctgaaaatattaaaagacAAAAACAACTATGGAAACTCATTCAAAAAGGGAATTACGATAAACTGAAGGCATTCCTTGAATCTGATATTTCAAGTTTTGTGGATTTAGTAAATATGAGACACAAAGCATCCGGTGACTCTGTTATACACTTATCAAGTCGTCATGGTTTTTTGGATcttgttgaatattttcataaaatctggAATGTCTCCCTGGATTTGAAAAATCTTGATGGAAAAACCCCCCTACATGAAGCTTCTGCCAATGGACATTTTGATGTggcaaaatatttgttagattgtGATGTGCCGGTCGATAGTTTGAAAATAAGTGATTGGACTCCGTTAATGCTCGCCTGTACCAAAGAAGGAAATTTAAAAGTGGTTGATTTGCTTATTAGCAGGGgagcaaatattcatttaataaaCAAG GATGGATGGAATTGCTTTCATATTTCGTGTCGACTAGGTGATGTAGATATGGTGAATTATTTGTTGAATTTGGATGGATTGATATGGAAAACAGTCAGTAACAATGGCCGTACACCTTTACATACCGCTGCAATGCATGGGAAAAAGGAAGTTCTTGATATTCTTATGCAAAAATGTGATTCCAG GTTGGATGAACAAGATTCCTGTGGGAGTACTCCACTCATGGAAGCAGTTAAAGGTGGACACTTACACCTAGCTAAAAATCTTATACGAAATGGAGCTCGTATTGAAAAGTTGGACAATCTTGGAAGAAATGTTCTTCATATTGCTGCCGAGTGTGGCAAAATGGATGTCATCAAATATCTGGTTCTTGAATGTCATATGGATCCAAATGCAAGGCCGGACTTTGAAGCTAATTTTAGCCACACTGCGTTGGATTGGGCTCGCAAAGAAGATCAAATGGGTGCTGTCGAGGTTTTAGTTAATTTGGGTGCAGTTGGCTAA
- the LOC120326268 gene encoding polymerase delta-interacting protein 2-like isoform X1 gives MDKCKMIHRIGLRLLADQPGILQNVNRGSSKKSVACFTTLQTPKKPVPFNEMKKTYICNTKRYSSSKPKLESVGKFETPKTEGRYETGQLFLHKVFGYRGVILFPWSAQLYERDKSDHTDGKDRVPEDGSSGKQVIARTLTYYQTLVDSRDCPHINAQSEAVTFLGNNERGQSLYTIPGLDYVSQEDILPYTTSEKIPIHHELFDKFLSYDPMSSKLPQATKTLITWQEKNHMCLELSKVHQETTGDIRVTAMPFFLGAKDNQNMHEYWWRYLIRIENFSNTTVQLRERHWKTYEVHTGRLGTISGRGVVGLEPVLSKQQPAFQYSSHVSLHSPTGHMWGMFRMERPDGTQFDVRIPAYALESKIDPNSDNGPHGYHGS, from the exons ATGGACAAATGCAAGATGATACATAGAATTGGATTACGGTTGCTAGCTGATCAGCCTGGAATACTTCAAAATGTCAATAGGGGCTCTAGTAAAAAAAGTGTCGCCTGTTTCACCACCCTGCAAACTCCTAAGAAACCAGTTCCATTCAATGAAATGAAGAAGACATATATATGTAACACAAAAAGATACTCATCGTCGAA ACCCAAACTGGAAAGTGTGGGAAAGTTTGAAACACCTAAAACAGAAGGAAGATATGAAACAGGTCAATTGTTTCTTCATAAAGTTTTCGGCTATCGGGGAGTAATTTTGTTTCCATGGTCTGCACAGCTTTACGAAAGAGACAAGAGTGATCATACAGATGGCAAGGATAG AGTACCAGAAGATGGTTCATCAGGAAAACAAGTTATTGCAAGAACTTTGACATATTATCAAACATTAGTTGACTCAAGAGATTGTCCACATATT AATGCTCAAAGCGAAGCCGTAACATTCCTTGGTAACAATGAAAGAGGTCAATCATTATACACAATTCCTGGTCTTGATTATGTCAGTCAAGAAGATATTTTACCATATACAACCTCTGAAAAAATTCCGATTCATCATGAGTTGTTCGATAAATTTTTAAGTTATGATCCAATGTCTTCTAAGC TTCCTCAAGCGACAAAGACACTAATAACATGGCAAGAAAAGAATCATATGTGTTTGGAACTGTCAAAAGTTCATCAAGAAACTACCGGAGATATAAGAGTAACTGCGATGCCATTTTTTCTTGGTGCTAAG GATAATCAAAATATGCATGAATATTGG TGGAGATACCTGATCAGGAttgagaatttttcaaatacgACTGTTCAACTGAGAGAGCGACATTGGAAAACCTATGAAGTTCATACTGGGAGACTTGGCACAATCAGTGGCAGGGGTGTAGTGGGATTG GAACCAGTGTTATCAAAACAACAGCCTGCATTTCAATATAGCAGCCATGTATCGTTACATTCACCTACTGGACATATGTG GGGAATGTTCAGAATGGAGAGACCTGATGGTACACAGTTTGATGTTAGAATTCCCGCTTATGCGCTCGAAAGTAAAATTGATCCAAACTCTGATAATGGACCACATGGTTATCACGGATCATAG
- the LOC120326857 gene encoding uncharacterized protein LOC120326857 produces MELQFSRVTVLWWLYFSLFDESHTETQRYFIDITNCGERTDSECAEYFKFIAGKYCQIARHPLCSQYSLKDYDCAYGQHSCPSITTCTTIAGGYECNCGTGYEYDGSNCTDINECDTGEHRCSRQKRCTNIQGGYKCCIDTNCNNEEVID; encoded by the exons atggaaCTGCAATTTTCTCGAGTTACCGTACTATGGTGGTTATATTTTTCGCTTTTTGATGAAAGCCATACGG AAACACAaagatattttattgatataacAAATTGTGGCGAAAGAACGGATTCTGAATGTGcggaatatttcaaattcattgccGGAAAATATTGCCAGATAGCACGTCATCCACTCTGTAGCCAGTACTCGTTAAAAG aCTACGATTGCGCATATGGACAGCATTCTTGCCCATCAATAACAACATGTACAACGATAGCAGGTGGTTATGAATGTAATTGTGGAACTGGCTATGAATACGACGGGAGTAATTGCACAG atATAAATGAGTGCGATACAGGGGAACACAGATGTTCGAGGCAAAAACGATGCACAAATATACAAGGAGGCTACAAATGTTGTATCGATACCAACTGTAATAACGAAGAAGTTATAGATTAA
- the LOC120326268 gene encoding polymerase delta-interacting protein 2-like isoform X2: protein MDKCKMIHRIGLRLLADQPGILQNVNRGSSKKSVACFTTLQTPKKPVPFNEMKKTYICNTKRYSSSKPKLESVGKFETPKTEGRYETGQLFLHKVFGYRGVILFPWSAQLYERDKSDHTDGKDRVPEDGSSGKQVIARTLTYYQTLVDSRDCPHINAQSEAVTFLGNNERGQSLYTIPGLDYVSQEDILPYTTSEKIPIHHELFDKFLSYDPMSSKLPQATKTLITWQEKNHMCLELSKVHQETTGDIRVTAMPFFLGAKDNQNMHEYWWRYCIRIENLGKSPVQLRERHWRIISNGSVKTVRGRGVIGREPVLSKQQPAFQYSSHVSLHSPTGHMWGMFRMERPDGTQFDVRIPAYALESKIDPNSDNGPHGYHGS from the exons ATGGACAAATGCAAGATGATACATAGAATTGGATTACGGTTGCTAGCTGATCAGCCTGGAATACTTCAAAATGTCAATAGGGGCTCTAGTAAAAAAAGTGTCGCCTGTTTCACCACCCTGCAAACTCCTAAGAAACCAGTTCCATTCAATGAAATGAAGAAGACATATATATGTAACACAAAAAGATACTCATCGTCGAA ACCCAAACTGGAAAGTGTGGGAAAGTTTGAAACACCTAAAACAGAAGGAAGATATGAAACAGGTCAATTGTTTCTTCATAAAGTTTTCGGCTATCGGGGAGTAATTTTGTTTCCATGGTCTGCACAGCTTTACGAAAGAGACAAGAGTGATCATACAGATGGCAAGGATAG AGTACCAGAAGATGGTTCATCAGGAAAACAAGTTATTGCAAGAACTTTGACATATTATCAAACATTAGTTGACTCAAGAGATTGTCCACATATT AATGCTCAAAGCGAAGCCGTAACATTCCTTGGTAACAATGAAAGAGGTCAATCATTATACACAATTCCTGGTCTTGATTATGTCAGTCAAGAAGATATTTTACCATATACAACCTCTGAAAAAATTCCGATTCATCATGAGTTGTTCGATAAATTTTTAAGTTATGATCCAATGTCTTCTAAGC TTCCTCAAGCGACAAAGACACTAATAACATGGCAAGAAAAGAATCATATGTGTTTGGAACTGTCAAAAGTTCATCAAGAAACTACCGGAGATATAAGAGTAACTGCGATGCCATTTTTTCTTGGTGCTAAG GATAATCAAAATATGCATGAATATTGG TGGCGTTATTGCATCCGTATTGAAAACCTTGGAAAATCCCCTGTTCAACTGCGAGAAAGACACTGGCGAATTATCAGCAATGGATCCGTTAAAACTGTTCGGGGTCGAGGGGTGATTGGCAGG GAACCAGTGTTATCAAAACAACAGCCTGCATTTCAATATAGCAGCCATGTATCGTTACATTCACCTACTGGACATATGTG GGGAATGTTCAGAATGGAGAGACCTGATGGTACACAGTTTGATGTTAGAATTCCCGCTTATGCGCTCGAAAGTAAAATTGATCCAAACTCTGATAATGGACCACATGGTTATCACGGATCATAG